The genomic stretch ATTACGCCatcttttattttattttattttatttttggaTTAGTGCGTAATATAGGAGACACCGGGGCTCTGACAGACTGTGGAGCGCGTGAATTATAAGGGGTGGGTGGGGTGTTATTATGATGGAGCGTTGTGGCCGTGGCTGAACATTGTTGTATACTCTTCTGCCTCTACCCCTCGTAGAGGCTGTGCACACAGCGTATGGCGTGCGGGGGCCCCGCCGACGGTTACCCGTCCCCCTCTCTTTTCCTGCTGATTTCCGGCTGTTTCCCGATCGGGATACAAATTGGCCGAAAGCGGTCAGCGCCCcgaaacagaaagaagcGAGAAGgcgaaaaaagaaacaaaaaaccGGTCGAGGAAGCCTGTTTTCTTGCTTTTTTGGGGAGAGTGCGAGGGAAataaagaaacagagggaaaaaaactGCAATGGGCAATGTGCACGAGTATATATTTAATCATCTCTTCTGAAAAGCCTCGACGGAGTTTCTCGAGGATACGTCCAACTTTCAACGACTGttacctttcttttctttgagtGGCTGATTTGCATTTGCTATCGcttccccccccccccacacTAGGAGTGTATATTAGCTCTTGACTGACGTTTTGACTATAGGTCGTTCACTGCTATTTCTGGggttcttttttcttccttttttttatttttgcCCAGCTAATACTTCTACACTAATATAACCCGTACTAAGCTAGTATGAACATGAGGCAGCGCGCGCGGTTCTGTTGGCTCGTTATACAGGCTCTGCTATGTTTTTCTACACTAGTGCAAGCGAAGAGGAAACTCGTCGCAACGTCGCTGGTTACATGTATGGAGAACTCCCAACTCTCCTCGAATAGTTTCGACGTTGTGTTTGATCCGGATGACAGGTCGCTGCACTATACGCTCGACCTGACCACGGATATTAACTCGTATATTTATGCGGATATCGATGTGTACGCTTACGGGTTCAAAATTATTACCAAAAACGTCGACCTGTGCAACATAAACTGGAAACAATTCTGCCCCGTGCATCCAGGGCGTATAGAAATCGAGTCAATAGAGTATTTGTCCCAGGATTTGGTAGCCGATATCCCGGGGATCGCTTACCAAGTACCAGATATAGACGCTTACGCTAAAGTGTACGTTTACTCGAATACTAGTGAGTACCTGGCCTGCATACAGGTTTTCTTCAGTAATGGGAAAACTGTGTCACAGACTGGTGTCAAATGGGCCACCGCAGTAGTAGCAGGTATCGGACTGCTTCTGTCCGCGTTGTTGTCCACTTTCGGGAACTCAACTGCCGCGTCGCACATTTCAGCCAACACAATGTCTCTGTTCCTTTACTTCCAGTCGGTCGTTGTTGTCTCCATGCAACATGTGCACAGAGTGCCACCTATCGCGGCCGCATGGAGTGAGAACCTCGTGTGGTCTATGGGGCTGATCAAAATCCATTTCATGCAGAAAATCTTTAGATGGTTCATAGACTCGACTGGTGGGACCAGCTCACTGAACTTGACAGCTACAAACAAGTCTGTGCTTACGCAGAGGTCGCTACAGTATGTCAACACGCTGTTCAGAAGGGCAAACGATATTTTGTACGGGAACAGGAATACGAGTATCTTCAGAGGGATCAAGAGGATGGGGTACATGATGGGTATTGAAAACACAAATATCGTCGCTACAGGGTTCACCTTCTTCGTATTATGTGGATATGTCCTTGCTGGGTTCATCATGGTCTGCAAATATTCAATTGAACTGTCCATCAGAGCAGGTTGGATGAAACCAAACAGATTTGTGGAATTTAGACAAAATTGGAAACTGATCTTGAAGGGTGCCCTATTGAGATACATTTACATTGGGTTCACGCAGTTGACGATTTTGAGTTTCTGGGAGTTTACTGAGGTGGATTCTGGTGCAGTTGTCACTATTGCGTGTCTGTTTGTCGTTTTGTCTGTGGGACTGATGGCTTGGTCGTCCTATAGAACGTGGTTCTTCGCTCGAAAATCCATACAAGAGTACAATAACCCAGCAGCGCTCCTTTACGGTGACCAGTTCGTTTTACACAAATACGGGTTCATCTACACAATGTTCAAGGCATCATTCTACTGGTGGAATGTCGTCCTATTGGGCTACGTGTTTGTGAAATCGTTGTTTCTTGGATTCGCTCAAGGGTCGGGACAAACTCAGGCTTTGACGTTGTTCATTCTCGACTTGTTCTATTTCGTCGCGCTCATCTACTACAAGCCTTATCTGGACAAGCCTACAAACATCATGAACATTTTCATCTGTGCTGTCACTTTGGTCAACTCCTTTTTATTCCTATTCTTTTCAGACTTGTTCAAGCAGCCTTACAAAGTCTCTGCAGTCATGGGCTGGATATTCTTCATTATGAATGCTGCATTCTCATTCCTGCTATTGATGATGATCATCGCATTCACTTTGATGATCGTGTTCTCGAAGAACCCAGACCTGCGGTTCAAAGCAGCAAAGGATGACAGAACTTCATTCCAAAGACATACCAGTGTTCCCGATGAAAAGGACGGGCTGGGCGAACTGGCTGCTCTCGGGGAGCTGGCAAAAGACCATGACGATCACTGGGAGGATATGATGGATGGATCGAGCAGAAGTCCTGGTAACATATTTGCTTCTGATACAGCCTTGATAGGTACAAATGATCCTCATTCCACTGAAAGCAACATTCCATTGGATTCAGAAAAAATGTATGGAGGTTTGAATAACGAAGCGGTAGTGAATGAcccatttgaagaacacgCCCATATAGTAACAAACGGAGAATCCACATCAGTGATGCCTTCCAACCATTCCAACTTGAACGACAGCGACGACGAACTTATAGACCCATTCAGAGATCAGAATCATCCCAACAATCCAAGAAATAGGGATTCACTATTCGTGGAATCTCAGTCCTTTATCATCCCCTCATTGGACGACGGCGCCAATTACGACCATACCAGCGGTGTAAGTAGGGACCACCATtaacaacaaaaattgTGGTGTGCTTTCTTTGATGTTACTGACGAGACTTAATGTAAATCAACTACGAGGATACCCGAAACCAAACTATTAATTTTTAACCGTATCACCTTAAGAAATGAACTTCGTTAGCTTAACGCCTCCCTGATTTTACAATGCCTCTGTAACTACATAATGCATTTATATTCCCTTTTTCACGAAGAGTTCGTATTTTGCTTCACGTTTTAAGAAATAACTTAGTTTAATGTAATATATTGAAAATAATAGCCGACGTTGAATCAACgttgaacaattttttttgttctctAGAGGCTTTAAAGATCGATGATTGGAAAGAGTTTCTTCCCCACTTTATGCACTCCTGATCGAATCCACTTTGGAAACGACATATTGGTACCGTTCGCCAACCATTCTTTAACTAACTGATGTGGTTTGTCTGCATATTCGGCGAAAATATCAACCGCAGTATCGATATTCTTTCGAGTCTCATCTGAACCTTCTTGTTCTCGGTCCTCATATTCTGAAGTGAAATGACTGGTCCACTCACTGTCTGGTTTCGTTCTTAGATTTGTAATTCCCATTTTTCGCAAAAACCGTTCCTTGTATCTTTGTAGTTTTGCAGGAATCGTGCTAGTATTCTGTTTTACCCCCGGAGTACTTCCTCTTTCAGAGACTAATTTTAGAAGGTCGACTTTATCCAGAGGAGTCTTTAAAAACGGTACAGTTTTGGTAACTTCAAGCTTGTGAAATTTGTTCTTTACGTTGACTTCTTTCCAGTGGTTTCGATAATCATCGGCATACAAAGGCATTAAAGGTATAATTTCGTTCCGTTTACACTGCGTGTCTgcacaaagaaaaaaaccACCCACCCAGGTCCCCGGtaaaaacagagaaaacttcttttgCC from Huiozyma naganishii CBS 8797 chromosome 6, complete genome encodes the following:
- the KNAG0F01830 gene encoding uncharacterized protein (similar to Saccharomyces cerevisiae YGL138C; ancestral locus Anc_6.240): MLLEICILLGLYEKVICSIIPDTLTPFRTPLNKECYDSEQSGKLDQGYSGFKISKVYKFHTNPINFTNYLQVVYCQSGKKIWEKSDQVDVDDMQWEVPLEVNFDEGKWFFSFVKRDVYRQKKFSLFLPGTWVGGFFLCADTQCKRNEIIPLMPLYADDYRNHWKEVNVKNKFHKLEVTKTVPFLKTPLDKVDLLKLVSERGSTPGVKQNTSTIPAKLQRYKERFLRKMGITNLRTKPDSEWTSHFTSEYEDREQEGSDETRKNIDTAVDIFAEYADKPHQLVKEWLANGTNMSFPKWIRSGVHKVGKKLFPIIDL
- the FLC3 gene encoding putative flavin adenine dinucleotide transporter (similar to Saccharomyces cerevisiae FLC3 (YGL139W) and FLC1 (YPL221W); ancestral locus Anc_6.241), with the translated sequence MNMRQRARFCWLVIQALLCFSTLVQAKRKLVATSLVTCMENSQLSSNSFDVVFDPDDRSLHYTLDLTTDINSYIYADIDVYAYGFKIITKNVDLCNINWKQFCPVHPGRIEIESIEYLSQDLVADIPGIAYQVPDIDAYAKVYVYSNTSEYLACIQVFFSNGKTVSQTGVKWATAVVAGIGLLLSALLSTFGNSTAASHISANTMSLFLYFQSVVVVSMQHVHRVPPIAAAWSENLVWSMGLIKIHFMQKIFRWFIDSTGGTSSLNLTATNKSVLTQRSLQYVNTLFRRANDILYGNRNTSIFRGIKRMGYMMGIENTNIVATGFTFFVLCGYVLAGFIMVCKYSIELSIRAGWMKPNRFVEFRQNWKLILKGALLRYIYIGFTQLTILSFWEFTEVDSGAVVTIACLFVVLSVGLMAWSSYRTWFFARKSIQEYNNPAALLYGDQFVLHKYGFIYTMFKASFYWWNVVLLGYVFVKSLFLGFAQGSGQTQALTLFILDLFYFVALIYYKPYLDKPTNIMNIFICAVTLVNSFLFLFFSDLFKQPYKVSAVMGWIFFIMNAAFSFLLLMMIIAFTLMIVFSKNPDLRFKAAKDDRTSFQRHTSVPDEKDGLGELAALGELAKDHDDHWEDMMDGSSRSPGNIFASDTALIGTNDPHSTESNIPLDSEKMYGGLNNEAVVNDPFEEHAHIVTNGESTSVMPSNHSNLNDSDDELIDPFRDQNHPNNPRNRDSLFVESQSFIIPSLDDGANYDHTSGVSRDHH